The Chloroflexota bacterium genomic interval AACGTCCTGGACCGCCACCTGGTAGAGGCCGAGGGGCTGGCATACATGGGAGTCGGCCGTACGGCGACGACGCCGCGCCGACGGAGCTCGGACTATTGAGGGTCCTCGTTGCCGGCGGAGCGGGCTTCATCGGCAGCCATGTCTGCCGCGAGCTTCTCTCCAGAGACCATGAGGTCGTCTGCGTGGACAATCTCTCGACCGGTGCCCGACGGAACATCTCCGAGCTCGAGGCTCGTCCGGACTTCCAGTTCGTCGAACGTGACGTCACGAGGCCGCTGTCCATGCAGGCAGACGTGGTCCTCCATCTTGCCTCGCCGGCCAGCCCGATCGACTACGTGCGGATGCCCCTTGAGACGCTGGCGGCGAACTCGACCGGCACCTGGCGATTGCTCGACGTCGCGCGAGAGTCAGGCGCCGTGATGACCTTCGTCTCGACCTCCGAGGTCTATGGGGACCCATTGGTCCATCCGCAGCCCGAGACGTACTGGGGCAACGTGGATCCGATCGGCCCGCGTTCCTGCTATGACGAGTCGAAGCGGTTCGGCGAGGCGCTCGTCATGTCGATGCGCCGGCGACACGGGGTCCGGGCCAACATCGTCCGTCTCTTCAACACGTACGGTCCGCGGATGCGGCACGACGACGGCCGGGTCATCCCGGAACTCATCACGGCGGCGCTCGCCGGGCGGCCGATGGTGCTCCACGGCGATGGCGGGCAGACCCGCTCGTTCTGTTACGTCAGCGATCTGGTGGACGGGC includes:
- a CDS encoding NAD-dependent epimerase/dehydratase family protein produces the protein MRVLVAGGAGFIGSHVCRELLSRDHEVVCVDNLSTGARRNISELEARPDFQFVERDVTRPLSMQADVVLHLASPASPIDYVRMPLETLAANSTGTWRLLDVARESGAVMTFVSTSEVYGDPLVHPQPETYWGNVDPIGPRSCYDESKRFGEALVMSMRRRHGVRANIVRLFNTYGPRMRHDDGRVIPELITAALAGRPMVLHGDGGQTRSFCYVSDLVDGLLAVTLDRDLDGAVLNIGNPHEVTMRELAERIRGITGTDSPIEYAERRPGDPEHRQPDIARMRARYGWTPGIDLSEGLTRTIAAFGAEMSSAA